The proteins below come from a single Oscillospiraceae bacterium genomic window:
- the gltX gene encoding glutamate--tRNA ligase → MANVRTRFAPSPTGYMHVGNLRTALYTYLQARHNGGTFILRIEDTDQGRLVEGATDIIYNTLKATGLTWDEGPDIGGPVGPYVQSERMGMFKQYAEQLVKAGKAYYCFCTEERLNEMHEAQRAAGEMTHYDGHCRSLSAEEVAAKLAAGEPYVIRQKIPESGVAGFDDVVYGHIEVDVKELDDQILIKTDGMPTYNFANVVDDHLMGITHVIRGSEYLSSTPKYNLLYEAFGWEKPVYVHCPPVMKDAQNKLSKRNGDASYQDLVAKGYLPAAVLNYLLLLGWAPEGEQEIFSLDEMIKIWDPSRISKSPAIFDPLKLRAINAAYIRALPAEEFRRLADPFIDSAVHCDIDRDLLCANLQPRCEVLEDIPPQLDFFDAVLPIDAEMYRNKKQKTTPESAKEALTALLPVLEAQTDWTRDAIFEACKTLAEQMEKKNGWLLFPLGIALSGKARTPGGGTDLAAMMGREETLKRVKDALGKL, encoded by the coding sequence ATGGCAAATGTTCGTACCCGCTTTGCGCCGTCCCCCACAGGCTATATGCATGTAGGCAATCTGCGCACCGCATTGTACACCTATCTGCAGGCGCGCCACAACGGCGGCACCTTTATCCTGCGCATTGAGGACACCGATCAGGGCCGCCTGGTCGAGGGTGCCACCGACATTATCTACAATACGCTGAAGGCCACCGGCCTGACGTGGGACGAGGGCCCCGACATCGGCGGCCCTGTCGGCCCCTATGTCCAGAGCGAGCGCATGGGCATGTTCAAGCAGTATGCCGAGCAGCTGGTCAAGGCCGGCAAGGCGTACTACTGCTTCTGCACCGAGGAGCGCCTGAACGAGATGCACGAGGCCCAGCGCGCCGCCGGCGAGATGACCCACTATGACGGGCATTGCCGAAGCCTGAGCGCCGAGGAAGTCGCCGCCAAGCTGGCCGCCGGTGAGCCGTATGTCATCCGCCAGAAGATCCCCGAGAGCGGCGTGGCCGGCTTTGACGATGTTGTCTACGGCCACATCGAGGTCGATGTCAAGGAGCTGGACGACCAGATTCTGATCAAGACTGACGGCATGCCCACCTACAACTTTGCCAATGTCGTGGACGATCACCTGATGGGCATTACCCATGTCATCCGCGGCAGCGAGTATCTTTCCAGCACACCCAAGTACAACCTGCTGTACGAGGCCTTCGGCTGGGAGAAGCCCGTCTATGTCCACTGCCCGCCCGTTATGAAGGACGCACAGAACAAGCTGAGCAAGCGCAACGGCGATGCCAGCTATCAGGACTTGGTGGCCAAGGGCTACCTGCCCGCCGCCGTGCTGAACTATCTGCTGCTGCTGGGCTGGGCCCCCGAGGGAGAGCAGGAGATCTTCTCTCTCGATGAAATGATCAAGATCTGGGACCCGTCCCGCATCTCGAAGTCCCCCGCCATCTTTGACCCGCTCAAGCTGCGCGCCATCAACGCCGCCTACATCCGCGCCCTGCCGGCCGAGGAGTTCCGCCGTCTGGCCGACCCGTTCATCGACAGTGCCGTTCACTGCGACATCGACCGCGATCTGCTTTGCGCCAATTTGCAGCCCCGCTGCGAGGTGCTGGAGGATATTCCCCCGCAGCTCGATTTCTTTGATGCCGTGCTGCCCATTGATGCGGAAATGTACCGCAACAAGAAGCAAAAGACTACGCCGGAATCCGCAAAGGAGGCCCTGACCGCCCTGCTGCCGGTGCTGGAGGCCCAGACCGACTGGACCCGCGATGCGATCTTTGAGGCCTGCAAGACGCTGGCCGAGCAGATGGAAAAGAAGAACGGCTGGCTGCTGTTCCCGCTGGGCATCGCCCTGTCCGGCAAGGCCCGCACCCCCGGCGGCGGCACCGACCTTGCCGCCATGATGGGCCGCGAGGAGACCCTCAAGCGCGTGAAGGACGCGCTGGGGAAGCTGTAA
- a CDS encoding Rrf2 family transcriptional regulator produces the protein MMISTKGRYALRVMIDIAEHQHDGYIPLKEIAARQEISEKYLEAIVKSLVKERYLQGLRGKSGGYRLTRSPEEYTVGSILRLTEGGLAPVACLEQNPIECRRMSECRTLPMWRKLNTMINDYFDGITLADLVNTSQPGNDYVI, from the coding sequence ATGATGATTTCAACGAAGGGCCGTTATGCGCTGCGTGTCATGATCGACATAGCGGAGCATCAGCACGACGGCTACATTCCCTTGAAGGAGATCGCCGCACGGCAGGAAATTTCTGAAAAATATCTGGAGGCGATCGTGAAAAGCCTTGTCAAGGAGCGGTATCTGCAGGGGCTGCGCGGCAAGTCCGGCGGCTACCGCCTGACCCGGTCGCCCGAGGAGTACACCGTGGGCAGCATCCTGCGCCTGACAGAAGGGGGCCTGGCCCCGGTGGCCTGTCTGGAGCAGAACCCAATCGAATGCCGCCGCATGAGCGAGTGCCGCACCCTGCCGATGTGGCGCAAGCTGAACACGATGATCAACGACTATTTTGACGGCATTACCCTTGCCGACTTGGTCAACACCTCCCAGCCGGGAAACGATTATGTGATTTGA
- the cysK gene encoding cysteine synthase A, producing MSKIYTSADQLIGRTPLLELTHIEAAEGLQAKILGKLEYFNPAGSVKDRIAKAMIDDAEASGKLKPGSVIIEPTSGNTGIGLASVAAARGYRIIIVMPETMSVERRQLMKAYGAELVLTDGAKGMKGAIAKADELAKEIPNSFVPGQFVNPANPDAHKRTTGPEIWEDTDGKVDIFVAGVGTGGTVTGVGEYLKSQNPAVKVVAVEPATSPVLSKGVAGAHKIQGIGAGFVPDVLNTKVYDEVIPVANEDAFAAGKLVGHREGVLVGISSGAAVWAAIELAKRPENKGKTIVALLPDTGDRYLSTPLFAD from the coding sequence ATGAGCAAGATCTACACTTCCGCTGACCAGCTGATCGGCCGCACGCCCCTGCTGGAGCTTACGCATATCGAGGCCGCCGAGGGCCTGCAGGCCAAGATCCTTGGCAAGCTGGAGTATTTCAACCCCGCCGGCTCCGTCAAGGACCGTATCGCCAAGGCGATGATCGACGATGCCGAGGCCTCCGGCAAGCTGAAACCCGGCTCGGTCATTATTGAGCCGACCTCCGGCAACACCGGCATCGGTCTGGCCAGCGTGGCGGCTGCCCGCGGCTACCGCATCATCATCGTCATGCCCGAGACGATGAGCGTTGAGCGCCGCCAGCTGATGAAAGCCTACGGCGCCGAGCTGGTGCTGACTGACGGTGCCAAGGGCATGAAGGGTGCCATTGCCAAGGCGGACGAGCTGGCCAAGGAGATCCCCAACAGCTTTGTGCCCGGCCAGTTTGTGAACCCGGCCAACCCCGATGCCCACAAGCGCACCACCGGCCCTGAGATCTGGGAGGACACCGATGGAAAGGTCGATATTTTTGTGGCCGGTGTCGGCACCGGCGGCACCGTGACCGGTGTGGGCGAGTACCTCAAGAGCCAGAATCCCGCCGTCAAGGTCGTGGCTGTCGAGCCTGCCACCTCCCCCGTGCTGAGCAAGGGCGTGGCCGGTGCGCACAAGATTCAGGGCATCGGCGCAGGCTTTGTACCCGATGTACTGAACACCAAGGTCTATGACGAGGTCATCCCCGTTGCCAACGAGGACGCCTTTGCCGCCGGCAAGCTGGTCGGCCACCGCGAGGGCGTGCTGGTCGGCATTTCCTCCGGCGCGGCCGTCTGGGCCGCTATCGAGCTGGCCAAGCGCCCCGAGAACAAGGGCAAGACCATCGTGGCGCTGCTGCCCGACACCGGCGACCGCTACCTGTCCACCCCGCTGTTTGCAGACTGA
- the mnmA gene encoding tRNA 2-thiouridine(34) synthase MnmA — MTTTPGALIAMSGGVDSTVAAYLMKQAGYRCMGATMRLYQNEDLGQSGFHTCCSAKDVEDAAEVAFQLDIPFEVVNYTEDFREKVIEKFIATYEAGGTPNPCIDCNRTMKFDKMLDFAQAHGLDYVVTGHYARIEQDPETGRWLLKKALYTDKDQSYVLYALTQDQLAHTKFPLGSMDKPSIRKIAEEQGFCNARKHDSQDICFVPDGDYVGFMERYTGKYYPDGDFIDLDGRVVGRHRGAVRYTCGQRKGLGLALGAPVYVCGKDMEKNTVTVGPESALFTTTLVAGDFNWISIPALTGPMHIKAKARYRQTEQPATVRPLDNGLVQVVFDEPQRAITRGQAVVLYDGDVVVGGGTIL, encoded by the coding sequence ATGACTACTACCCCAGGTGCGCTGATTGCTATGAGCGGCGGCGTGGACAGCACCGTCGCTGCCTACCTGATGAAGCAGGCGGGCTACCGCTGCATGGGCGCGACGATGCGCCTGTACCAGAACGAGGATTTGGGGCAGAGCGGCTTTCACACCTGCTGCTCGGCCAAGGATGTTGAGGACGCCGCCGAGGTCGCGTTCCAGCTCGACATTCCCTTCGAGGTCGTGAACTACACCGAGGATTTCCGCGAGAAGGTCATTGAGAAGTTCATTGCGACCTATGAGGCCGGCGGCACGCCGAACCCCTGCATCGACTGCAACCGCACGATGAAATTTGACAAGATGCTGGATTTTGCCCAGGCGCACGGGTTGGATTACGTCGTGACCGGCCACTATGCCCGCATTGAGCAGGACCCCGAGACAGGCCGCTGGCTGCTGAAAAAAGCACTGTACACCGACAAGGACCAGAGCTATGTACTGTACGCACTGACGCAGGACCAGCTTGCCCACACAAAGTTCCCGCTTGGCAGCATGGACAAACCTTCCATCCGCAAAATTGCCGAGGAGCAGGGCTTCTGCAACGCCCGCAAGCACGACAGTCAGGACATCTGCTTTGTGCCGGACGGCGATTATGTCGGCTTTATGGAGCGCTACACCGGCAAATATTACCCGGACGGCGATTTTATTGACCTTGACGGCAGGGTCGTGGGCCGCCACCGCGGCGCGGTGCGCTACACCTGCGGCCAGCGCAAGGGGCTGGGGCTGGCGCTGGGCGCACCGGTCTATGTCTGCGGCAAGGATATGGAGAAAAACACCGTCACAGTCGGCCCCGAGAGCGCGCTCTTTACGACCACGCTTGTGGCGGGGGATTTCAACTGGATCTCGATCCCTGCGCTGACCGGCCCGATGCACATCAAGGCCAAGGCCCGCTACCGCCAGACCGAGCAGCCCGCCACCGTGCGCCCGCTGGACAACGGTCTTGTGCAGGTCGTGTTTGACGAGCCGCAGCGCGCCATCACCCGCGGTCAGGCCGTTGTGCTCTACGATGGGGATGTCGTTGTCGGCGGCGGCACGATCTTATAA
- a CDS encoding peptidylprolyl isomerase: protein MIRITMQNGKTIDLELDHSAAPITCENFEKLVKQGFYNGLTFHRVISGFMIQGGDPQGTGMGGPGWHIKGEFLQNGVANPIKHTRGVISMARSMDPNSAGSQFFIMHQDAPHLDGSYAAFGHVVNGIEVVDEIAAVATDWNDKPKTPVVMEKVEIV from the coding sequence ATGATTCGTATCACCATGCAAAACGGCAAGACCATCGACCTTGAGCTGGACCACAGCGCAGCCCCCATCACCTGCGAGAACTTTGAGAAGCTCGTCAAGCAGGGCTTCTACAACGGCCTGACCTTCCACCGCGTTATCTCGGGCTTTATGATTCAGGGCGGTGACCCGCAGGGCACCGGCATGGGCGGCCCCGGCTGGCACATCAAGGGCGAGTTCCTGCAGAACGGCGTTGCCAACCCCATCAAGCACACCCGCGGCGTCATCAGCATGGCCCGCTCGATGGACCCCAACTCGGCCGGCAGCCAGTTCTTCATCATGCATCAGGATGCCCCGCATCTGGACGGCAGCTACGCCGCCTTCGGCCATGTTGTGAACGGCATTGAGGTCGTGGACGAGATCGCAGCCGTTGCGACCGACTGGAACGACAAGCCCAAGACCCCCGTTGTCATGGAGAAGGTCGAGATCGTCTGA
- a CDS encoding zinc dependent phospholipase C family protein, with translation MPEGYTHVRTAHKAAEAIHYKIQCPAAFAAGANGPDSFFCYEVWKKRAKRHYDLPGLGNRMHEEKTGAFLRSLCANVKTRPQVEYALGFLSHYAADTVVHPFIYAMCKPGCPYAGKGGHGYLEIALDSTLHAEDTGSSLVPVEDVSPLPTGAELADITALLHTCLLETYGEDIPVEYLADAFWHTYRLRGLFPSRHGVRRVLFWLIEPLFGGRGFITGHVSPRQLDARLPDEWTDPFTGTVRDGGLFALLPRATLRSEQFMGAALLYWMDKLTPAEFAEKLGSMSYTKGIATPESDPETQNQPTEKETIV, from the coding sequence ATGCCGGAAGGCTATACCCATGTGCGCACCGCCCATAAGGCGGCGGAGGCGATCCATTATAAGATCCAGTGCCCGGCGGCGTTTGCGGCCGGGGCCAACGGCCCGGACAGCTTTTTTTGCTACGAGGTCTGGAAAAAGCGCGCAAAGCGCCACTACGACCTGCCGGGGCTGGGCAACCGTATGCATGAGGAAAAGACGGGCGCGTTCCTGCGCAGCCTTTGCGCCAATGTCAAGACCCGCCCGCAGGTGGAGTACGCGCTCGGCTTTTTAAGCCACTATGCCGCCGACACCGTGGTGCATCCCTTCATTTATGCCATGTGCAAGCCCGGCTGCCCCTATGCCGGCAAGGGTGGGCACGGTTATTTGGAGATTGCGCTCGACTCTACCCTCCATGCCGAGGACACCGGCTCCAGTCTGGTCCCGGTCGAGGATGTCAGCCCGCTGCCCACCGGCGCAGAGCTGGCCGATATCACGGCGCTGCTGCACACCTGCCTGCTGGAAACCTACGGCGAGGATATTCCCGTGGAATATCTGGCGGACGCATTCTGGCACACCTACCGGCTGCGCGGGCTTTTCCCCAGCCGCCACGGCGTGCGCAGGGTGCTGTTCTGGCTCATCGAGCCGCTGTTCGGCGGGCGCGGCTTCATCACGGGCCATGTGTCGCCCCGGCAGCTGGATGCCCGCCTGCCGGACGAATGGACCGACCCCTTCACCGGCACGGTGCGGGACGGCGGCCTGTTTGCCCTGCTGCCCCGCGCGACCCTGCGCAGTGAGCAGTTTATGGGGGCGGCGCTGCTTTACTGGATGGATAAGCTGACCCCCGCTGAATTTGCCGAGAAGCTCGGCAGCATGAGCTACACCAAGGGTATCGCCACCCCGGAGAGTGACCCGGAAACACAAAATCAACCAACGGAAAAGGAGACCATCGTATGA
- a CDS encoding ABC transporter ATP-binding protein gives MPQPFVLFDNVCKYYQMGETRIAASDHVSFEIEKGEFCVILGPSGAGKTTVLNMLGGMDTCDEGTILLDGEKVSSFDKKRLTTYRRYDVGFVFQFYNLVQNLTARENVELAAEICRDPLDADTVLDEVGLADRKNNFPAQLSGGEQQRVSIARALAKNPKILLCDEPTGALDYKTGKQVLALLQATCRRQGRTVIVITHNSALAAMADRVIRINSGRVVDQTVNPAPTPVERIEW, from the coding sequence ATGCCGCAGCCGTTTGTGTTGTTTGACAATGTGTGTAAATATTATCAGATGGGTGAAACACGGATCGCCGCGTCCGACCATGTCAGCTTTGAGATTGAAAAGGGCGAGTTCTGCGTCATCCTCGGCCCCTCGGGCGCAGGCAAGACCACCGTGCTGAATATGCTGGGCGGCATGGACACCTGCGATGAGGGCACGATCCTGCTGGACGGCGAAAAGGTCAGCAGCTTTGATAAAAAGCGGCTGACGACCTACCGCCGGTATGATGTGGGCTTTGTCTTTCAGTTCTACAATCTGGTGCAGAACCTGACCGCGCGGGAAAATGTCGAGCTGGCCGCCGAGATCTGCCGCGACCCGCTGGACGCCGACACCGTGCTGGACGAGGTGGGACTGGCTGACCGAAAGAACAACTTCCCGGCGCAGCTTTCGGGCGGTGAGCAGCAGCGTGTTTCGATTGCCCGCGCGCTGGCCAAAAACCCGAAGATCCTGCTCTGCGATGAGCCCACCGGCGCGCTGGACTACAAGACCGGCAAGCAGGTGCTGGCGCTGCTGCAGGCCACCTGCCGCAGGCAGGGCCGCACGGTCATCGTCATCACCCACAACAGCGCGCTGGCCGCCATGGCAGACCGGGTCATCCGCATCAACAGCGGCCGCGTGGTAGACCAGACGGTGAACCCCGCCCCCACCCCTGTGGAAAGGATTGAATGGTAA
- a CDS encoding FtsX-like permease family protein codes for MTRSYRKNTLRTFKNTLSRFAAVFAIVALGVGFLAGLSGTPIDMKESMERYMDDADFYDLRVVSTLGLTDEDVAALGQVDGVREVQPGYSADLLVEADGDTIVSRAHSLPAPDNNTINRLRLVDGRLPAASGECVVEAGAMELNPTYPIGTRLVVSSANEALDTKLDTTVYTVVGIVHNANYFSFEREPASVGNGTVKLVFYIPQQDFAFEAYTEIYLTAEGALAQDSLGDDYRDTVDAVKARVEGIAEARCEARYSGIVDEARAELDEAWAEYNDAKDEADQQLADAAAELADGRQQLADGQREVDDGEQQYADGLNELASNEALLHDGAARLAEAEAQLRAAEAQLQAGEEELAANAPRLEAARRQLEDGQAQYEAGLRQYNDGLAQLDAAEKQLAEAKTQLDANAAAYEDGIRTLADAMGVDAEQLDAFIGWLAQNCDANGTQPPQNAEELWQALQEYGDLTIIPADMTQEQVDAIRTQAGDLLTVIDAIPTDTLPEEQKQRLQEARAHIAAIADAADPAAMQTALQSAADWVQQSAPELPEEIRDRLNAAIEAWWASLPEDSKKQLDEFVAGVGQLTQYRLGLLQYEKGAAQLAAGRAELEANAPKLAEAKTQLDEGWQQYNEGLAQYEAGKQQLAGARAQIEDGWATLQDKKLQMADARRQINDAKGRLRDARSQLDDAKATIAENLQKLRDGEIEYEDAKAEADRQLADARAQIEDGEAALREVEYPTWYVWDRSKNVSYASFTANVDKLTAITTIFPVFFFLVAALVVSTTMTRMVEEERLQIGTLKALGYSDAAIMQKYLLYAFTAAAAGTVFGLAVGFKAFPSIIWSAYSMMYYMPSIATPWRLGQALFAGGTLIVLTVGITALTCRTTLQENPAALMLPRAPKAGKRILLERITPLWRRLPFSWKVTCRNLLRYKKRFWMTVIGVTGCTSLLVAGFGISDSLNAIITKQYGEIYHYDLLTIVTKQEATESGPVHDYLYNTDNAAESLTVAMESTRQDSPDGEMDVYLMIPEDVDRFADFADLHERISRKEVPLGQQGVVVTEKMAKTLGIAAGDTLTLTNSDDRTADFTVSGVCEHYVSNYVYISPAVYEAGFGEAPRYNAILSILPSDDEPARDAISADLLAMEQVASLSFTQDSVAQVLNMLNSIDAVVVLIIVCAASLAFVVLYNLSNINIAERVKEIATIKVLGFYDPEVYAYVNRESVVLTLIGTLFGLAGGIVLHSFIIRTVEVDAVMFGREVSVMSFAYSVALTLLFSALVNLVMRRLLKRISMVESMKAPE; via the coding sequence ATGACACGCAGCTATCGCAAAAACACCCTGCGGACATTCAAAAATACCCTGAGCCGGTTTGCTGCCGTGTTTGCCATCGTGGCGCTGGGCGTCGGCTTTCTGGCCGGGCTGAGCGGCACCCCCATCGACATGAAGGAGTCGATGGAGCGCTATATGGACGATGCCGATTTCTACGATCTGCGCGTTGTCTCCACCCTGGGCCTGACCGATGAGGATGTTGCCGCACTCGGGCAGGTGGACGGCGTGCGCGAGGTACAGCCGGGCTACTCGGCCGATCTGCTGGTCGAGGCAGACGGCGACACCATCGTCAGCCGCGCCCACAGTTTGCCCGCGCCGGACAACAACACGATCAACCGTCTGCGCCTTGTGGATGGCCGCCTGCCCGCAGCCTCCGGCGAGTGCGTGGTCGAGGCCGGTGCCATGGAGCTGAACCCCACCTACCCCATCGGCACCCGGCTTGTGGTAAGCAGCGCCAACGAGGCGCTGGACACGAAGCTGGACACCACCGTCTACACCGTTGTAGGCATCGTGCATAACGCGAACTATTTCAGCTTTGAGCGCGAGCCCGCCAGCGTGGGCAACGGCACAGTCAAGCTGGTATTCTACATCCCGCAGCAGGATTTTGCCTTTGAGGCCTACACCGAGATCTACCTGACCGCCGAGGGTGCCCTTGCGCAGGACAGCCTCGGCGATGATTACCGCGACACGGTGGACGCCGTCAAGGCCCGGGTCGAGGGCATTGCCGAGGCCCGGTGCGAGGCGCGGTACAGCGGCATCGTTGACGAGGCCCGCGCCGAGCTGGACGAGGCCTGGGCTGAATACAACGATGCCAAGGACGAGGCTGACCAGCAGCTGGCAGATGCCGCCGCAGAGCTGGCCGACGGCAGGCAGCAGCTGGCCGACGGCCAGCGCGAGGTCGATGACGGTGAGCAGCAGTATGCGGACGGCCTGAACGAGCTGGCGTCCAACGAAGCGCTGCTCCATGACGGCGCGGCCCGGCTGGCCGAGGCCGAAGCGCAGCTGCGGGCCGCCGAGGCACAGCTGCAGGCGGGCGAGGAGGAGCTTGCCGCCAACGCCCCCCGGCTGGAGGCTGCCCGCAGGCAGCTGGAGGACGGTCAGGCCCAGTACGAGGCCGGGCTCAGGCAGTACAATGACGGGCTGGCGCAGTTGGACGCCGCCGAAAAGCAGCTGGCCGAGGCCAAGACCCAGCTGGACGCCAACGCTGCCGCCTACGAGGACGGCATCCGGACGCTGGCCGATGCAATGGGTGTGGATGCAGAGCAGCTGGATGCTTTTATCGGCTGGCTGGCCCAAAACTGCGATGCAAACGGCACGCAGCCGCCCCAGAATGCCGAGGAGCTGTGGCAGGCCCTGCAGGAGTACGGCGATCTGACCATCATCCCCGCCGACATGACGCAGGAGCAGGTCGATGCCATCCGCACACAGGCCGGTGACCTGCTGACCGTGATCGATGCCATCCCGACCGACACCCTGCCTGAGGAGCAGAAGCAGCGCCTGCAGGAGGCACGGGCGCATATCGCCGCGATAGCCGATGCCGCCGACCCGGCCGCCATGCAGACGGCGCTGCAGAGCGCCGCTGACTGGGTGCAGCAGTCCGCCCCGGAGCTGCCCGAGGAGATCCGCGACAGGCTGAATGCCGCCATCGAGGCATGGTGGGCCAGCCTGCCGGAGGACAGCAAAAAGCAGCTGGATGAGTTTGTGGCCGGTGTAGGGCAGCTGACCCAGTACCGTCTGGGGCTGCTGCAGTACGAAAAGGGTGCCGCCCAGCTGGCCGCAGGCCGCGCCGAACTGGAGGCCAATGCCCCCAAGCTGGCCGAGGCCAAGACCCAGCTGGACGAGGGCTGGCAGCAGTACAACGAGGGGCTTGCCCAGTATGAGGCCGGCAAACAGCAGCTGGCCGGTGCCCGCGCCCAGATCGAGGACGGCTGGGCCACCCTGCAGGACAAAAAGCTGCAGATGGCCGATGCGCGCCGCCAGATCAATGACGCCAAGGGCCGCCTGCGCGATGCCCGCAGCCAGCTGGACGATGCCAAGGCAACGATCGCTGAAAACCTGCAGAAACTGCGTGACGGCGAGATCGAGTATGAGGACGCCAAGGCGGAGGCTGACCGGCAGCTGGCCGATGCCCGCGCCCAGATTGAGGATGGCGAAGCCGCGCTGCGCGAGGTGGAGTACCCAACCTGGTATGTCTGGGACCGCAGCAAAAATGTCAGCTATGCGTCCTTTACCGCCAATGTGGATAAGCTTACCGCCATCACCACGATCTTCCCGGTATTTTTCTTCCTTGTTGCGGCGCTGGTCGTTTCAACGACGATGACCCGCATGGTCGAGGAGGAGCGCCTGCAGATTGGCACCTTGAAGGCCCTCGGCTATTCTGACGCAGCCATCATGCAAAAGTATCTGCTCTACGCCTTTACGGCGGCGGCAGCGGGCACGGTGTTCGGGCTGGCGGTCGGGTTCAAGGCGTTCCCGTCCATCATCTGGTCCGCATATTCGATGATGTACTATATGCCGTCCATCGCCACACCATGGCGGCTGGGGCAGGCACTTTTTGCAGGCGGCACCCTCATCGTGCTGACGGTCGGCATCACGGCGCTGACCTGCCGCACCACCCTGCAGGAGAATCCCGCCGCCCTGATGCTGCCCCGCGCCCCCAAGGCCGGCAAGCGCATCCTGCTGGAGCGCATCACCCCGCTGTGGCGGCGGCTGCCCTTCAGCTGGAAGGTCACCTGCCGCAACCTGCTGCGCTACAAAAAGCGGTTCTGGATGACCGTCATCGGCGTAACCGGCTGCACCTCGCTGCTGGTGGCTGGCTTTGGCATCTCCGATTCGCTGAACGCCATCATCACCAAGCAGTACGGCGAGATTTACCACTATGACCTGCTGACGATCGTCACCAAACAGGAGGCCACCGAGAGCGGCCCCGTCCACGATTACCTTTATAACACGGACAACGCCGCTGAATCGCTGACCGTTGCGATGGAATCCACCCGGCAGGACAGCCCGGACGGCGAGATGGATGTTTACCTGATGATCCCCGAGGATGTGGACCGCTTTGCCGATTTTGCCGACCTGCATGAGCGGATCTCCCGCAAAGAGGTCCCGCTGGGGCAGCAGGGCGTGGTCGTGACCGAGAAGATGGCTAAAACGCTGGGCATTGCTGCGGGCGATACCCTGACCCTGACGAACAGCGATGACCGCACCGCCGACTTCACCGTCAGCGGCGTTTGCGAGCATTATGTCAGCAACTATGTCTATATCAGCCCGGCCGTCTACGAGGCCGGCTTTGGCGAGGCACCGCGCTACAACGCCATTTTGAGCATTTTGCCCAGCGATGATGAACCGGCCCGCGATGCCATCTCGGCCGATCTGCTGGCGATGGAGCAGGTGGCCAGCCTGAGCTTTACGCAGGACAGCGTGGCGCAGGTGCTGAACATGCTGAACTCGATCGATGCGGTGGTCGTGCTGATCATCGTCTGCGCGGCCTCGCTGGCGTTCGTGGTGCTGTACAACCTCTCCAACATCAACATTGCCGAGCGCGTCAAGGAGATCGCCACCATCAAAGTGCTGGGCTTCTACGACCCCGAGGTCTACGCCTATGTCAACCGCGAGAGCGTTGTTCTGACGCTGATCGGCACATTGTTCGGTCTGGCGGGCGGCATTGTGCTGCACAGCTTTATAATACGCACGGTCGAGGTCGATGCCGTCATGTTCGGGCGGGAGGTCAGCGTCATGAGCTTTGCATACTCTGTTGCGCTGACGCTGCTGTTCAGTGCCCTTGTCAACCTTGTCATGCGGCGGCTGCTCAAGCGTATCTCGATGGTGGAAAGCATGAAAGCGCCGGAATGA